In a genomic window of Passer domesticus isolate bPasDom1 chromosome 3, bPasDom1.hap1, whole genome shotgun sequence:
- the PREPL gene encoding prolyl endopeptidase-like isoform X6: protein MRFGENVYFEENGCIFLAKADDGEGNAKILFSVEDLGFSDAFIQRIRISPDQRYMAISLKSENSEEATCIIIKLGNLPVMEKVIPSIFSFEWAANDVLYYTTQKNLKCQNVFMTTFTYQKHTKLVYTEQDARFFVDLYCTKDKHFLTINSNSKTTSEVWLVDCRRPFESPALVQARTTGVLYHVEHRKEQLYILTTYGEPAEYKLMKAPVASSGKENWQLVYAPEKKTKLVDFEMFSDDCIMFLKNAGHLYLNVISFVSHSVQSIKLPTWACEFELESHPEHTTSTCYFQLSSPVHPPKRFAYSFKENNLIEQAVQEVPIIMNCHTTRLLAKSKDETLVPITVFHNKNSKELHRRPLLVHVYGAYGIDLNMSFKEEKLMLIEEGWILAYCHVRGGGEQGLSWHRDGCQHNKLKGLHDLRACIMLLHQLGFSQPKHTALAAASAGGVLAGALCNTDPALIRAMVLQAPFVDVLNTMMKTHLPLTIEEQEEWGNPLEDEKCMKYIKSYCPYQNIKPQCYPSVFITVYENDERVPLTGILQYVQKLRKAALDHASRASKKGNWIPNIILDVQANGSHCDSSWEHSLHEVARHLAFLNRELEEVCHPQHHSKSCK, encoded by the exons ATGAGGTTTGGAGAGAATGTGTACTTTGAAGAGAATGGCTGCATATTTCTTGCAAAAGCAGATGATG GTGAAGGAAATGCTAAGATTTTATTCAGTGTTGAAGATCTTGGCTTTTCTGATGCCTTTATTCAAAGGATCAGAATTTCACCAGATCAGAGATACATGGCCATCAGcttaaaaagtgaaaattctGAAGAGGCAACCTGCATTATTATAAAACTTGGTAATCTGCCTGTAATGGAAAAAGTAATTCCAAGTATATTTAGCTTTG aATGGGCTGCAAATGATGTTCTGTATTACACAACTCAGAAGAACCTTAAATGCCAGAATGTATTCATGACCACTTTCACTTACCAGAAACATACTAAGTTAGTTTATACAGAACAAGATGCAAG ATTCTTTGTAGACCTTTATTGCACAAAAGACAAGCATTTTCTCACTATCAACAGCAACAGCAAGACAACCTCAGAAGTTTGGCTGGTTGACTGCAGACGTCCCTTTGAGTCACCTGCTCTTGTACAAGCACGAACCACGGGGGTCCTTTACCACGTCGAGCACAGAAAGGAGCAGTTGTACATTCTTACTACATATGGAGAACCTGCAGAATATAAG TTGATGAAGGCACCAGTAGCTTCCAGTGGCAAGGAGAACTGGCAGTTAGTTTATGCACcggaaaagaaaaccaagctAGTAGACTTTGAGATGTTCAGTGATGACTGTATTATGTTCCTGAAGAACGCTGGTCATCTTTACTTAAATgtgatttcttttgtttcacaCTCAGTTCAGTCGATAAAG CTACCTACGTGGGCCTGTGAATTTGAATTGGAATCTCATCCTGAACATACCACCAGCACCTGCTATTTTCAGCTCTCCTCCCCAGTACACCCCCCTAAGCGTTTTGCATattcatttaaagaaaataatctcaTTGAACAAGCTGTGCAAGAGGTACCAATTATTATGAATTGTCACACTACACGTTTACTAGCTAAAAGCAAG GATGAAACTTTGGTGCCAATTACAGTTTTCCATAATAAGAATTCTAAAGAACTACACAGGAGACCACTTCTAGTTCATGTATATGGAGCTTATGGCATAGATTTGAACATGAGCTTTAAAGAAGAGAAGCTGATGTTAATTGAAGAGGGTTGGATATTAGCATATTGCCATGTTAG GGgtggaggagagcagggcctTAGCTGGCACAGAGATGGATGTCAGCATAATAAACTCAAAGGTCTCCATGATCTCAGGGCTTGCATCATGCTGCTGCACCAACTGGGATTTTCTCAGCCCAAacacacagcactggcagctgccagtgctgggggAGTTCTCGCAGGAGCCCTGTGCAACACAGATCCAGCACTGATCAGAGCCATGGTTTTACAG GCTCCTTTCGTAGATGTTCTAAATACAATGATGAAAACTCATCTCCCACTGACAATTGAGGAACAAGAAGAATGGGGAAATCCATTAGAAGATGAAAAATGTATGAAGTATATCAAAAGCTATTGCCCGTACCAGAATATTAAGCCACAG TGCTATCCATCAGTTTTTATCACGGTGTATGAAAATGACGAACGAGTACCACTAACAGGAATTTTACAGTATGTGCAGAAACTCAGGAAGGCTGCACTAGATCATGCCAGCAGAGCGAGTAAGAAAG GAAATTGGATTCCTAATATCATCCTAGATGTCCAGGCAAATGGCAGTCATTGTGATTCATCCTGGGAGCACTCACTGCATGAG gtTGCAAGACACCTTGCTTTTCTGAACAGAGAACTTGAGGAAGTGTGCCATCCCCAGCATCACAGCAAATCCTGCAAATAA
- the PREPL gene encoding prolyl endopeptidase-like isoform X3: MKVRMCCAGLRNLLQGLTFSAKYYSKHNPPQTVCPYSKIGPKKRHILGCSKSTCTHRTAPPGSILPCRFFSCKQEGAKVPSKRKQNTSIDLLHKNLLKSEQKNWNNISPTYKAMTKRIKEKLEELHNMYTLNSRSPRMRFGENVYFEENGCIFLAKADDGEGNAKILFSVEDLGFSDAFIQRIRISPDQRYMAISLKSENSEEATCIIIKLGNLPVMEKVIPSIFSFEWAANDVLYYTTQKNLKCQNVFMTTFTYQKHTKLVYTEQDARFFVDLYCTKDKHFLTINSNSKTTSEVWLVDCRRPFESPALVQARTTGVLYHVEHRKEQLYILTTYGEPAEYKLMKAPVASSGKENWQLVYAPEKKTKLVDFEMFSDDCIMFLKNAGHLYLNVISFVSHSVQSIKLPTWACEFELESHPEHTTSTCYFQLSSPVHPPKRFAYSFKENNLIEQAVQEVPIIMNCHTTRLLAKSKDETLVPITVFHNKNSKELHRRPLLVHVYGAYGIDLNMSFKEEKLMLIEEGWILAYCHVRGGGEQGLSWHRDGCQHNKLKGLHDLRACIMLLHQLGFSQPKHTALAAASAGGVLAGALCNTDPALIRAMVLQAPFVDVLNTMMKTHLPLTIEEQEEWGNPLEDEKCMKYIKSYCPYQNIKPQCYPSVFITVYENDERVPLTGILQYVQKLRKAALDHASRASKKGNWIPNIILDVQANGSHCDSSWEHSLHEVARHLAFLNRELEEVCHPQHHSKSCK; encoded by the exons ATGAAGGTTAGGATGTGCTGCGCTGGACTGCGGAATCTTCTCCAGGGGCTGACCTTCAGTGCCAAGTACTACTCTAAGCATAACCCTCCTCAAACAGTGTGTCCTTACAGTAAAATTGGACCAAAAAAGCGCCACATCCTGGGCTGCTCAAAAAGCACATGCACCCACAGGACTGCACCACCTGGAAGCATCCTGCCATGCAGATTCTTTTCCTGCAAG CAGGAAGGAGCAAAAGTCCCTTccaaaaggaagcaaaataCATCCATAGACCTTTTGCACAAGAACCTTCTGAAATCAGAGCAAAAAAACTGGAATAACATTTCACCAACATACAAAGCTATGACAAAGAGGATCAAAGAAAAACTGGAAGAATTGCACAACATGTATACACTCAATTCAAGAAGCCCAAGG ATGAGGTTTGGAGAGAATGTGTACTTTGAAGAGAATGGCTGCATATTTCTTGCAAAAGCAGATGATG GTGAAGGAAATGCTAAGATTTTATTCAGTGTTGAAGATCTTGGCTTTTCTGATGCCTTTATTCAAAGGATCAGAATTTCACCAGATCAGAGATACATGGCCATCAGcttaaaaagtgaaaattctGAAGAGGCAACCTGCATTATTATAAAACTTGGTAATCTGCCTGTAATGGAAAAAGTAATTCCAAGTATATTTAGCTTTG aATGGGCTGCAAATGATGTTCTGTATTACACAACTCAGAAGAACCTTAAATGCCAGAATGTATTCATGACCACTTTCACTTACCAGAAACATACTAAGTTAGTTTATACAGAACAAGATGCAAG ATTCTTTGTAGACCTTTATTGCACAAAAGACAAGCATTTTCTCACTATCAACAGCAACAGCAAGACAACCTCAGAAGTTTGGCTGGTTGACTGCAGACGTCCCTTTGAGTCACCTGCTCTTGTACAAGCACGAACCACGGGGGTCCTTTACCACGTCGAGCACAGAAAGGAGCAGTTGTACATTCTTACTACATATGGAGAACCTGCAGAATATAAG TTGATGAAGGCACCAGTAGCTTCCAGTGGCAAGGAGAACTGGCAGTTAGTTTATGCACcggaaaagaaaaccaagctAGTAGACTTTGAGATGTTCAGTGATGACTGTATTATGTTCCTGAAGAACGCTGGTCATCTTTACTTAAATgtgatttcttttgtttcacaCTCAGTTCAGTCGATAAAG CTACCTACGTGGGCCTGTGAATTTGAATTGGAATCTCATCCTGAACATACCACCAGCACCTGCTATTTTCAGCTCTCCTCCCCAGTACACCCCCCTAAGCGTTTTGCATattcatttaaagaaaataatctcaTTGAACAAGCTGTGCAAGAGGTACCAATTATTATGAATTGTCACACTACACGTTTACTAGCTAAAAGCAAG GATGAAACTTTGGTGCCAATTACAGTTTTCCATAATAAGAATTCTAAAGAACTACACAGGAGACCACTTCTAGTTCATGTATATGGAGCTTATGGCATAGATTTGAACATGAGCTTTAAAGAAGAGAAGCTGATGTTAATTGAAGAGGGTTGGATATTAGCATATTGCCATGTTAG GGgtggaggagagcagggcctTAGCTGGCACAGAGATGGATGTCAGCATAATAAACTCAAAGGTCTCCATGATCTCAGGGCTTGCATCATGCTGCTGCACCAACTGGGATTTTCTCAGCCCAAacacacagcactggcagctgccagtgctgggggAGTTCTCGCAGGAGCCCTGTGCAACACAGATCCAGCACTGATCAGAGCCATGGTTTTACAG GCTCCTTTCGTAGATGTTCTAAATACAATGATGAAAACTCATCTCCCACTGACAATTGAGGAACAAGAAGAATGGGGAAATCCATTAGAAGATGAAAAATGTATGAAGTATATCAAAAGCTATTGCCCGTACCAGAATATTAAGCCACAG TGCTATCCATCAGTTTTTATCACGGTGTATGAAAATGACGAACGAGTACCACTAACAGGAATTTTACAGTATGTGCAGAAACTCAGGAAGGCTGCACTAGATCATGCCAGCAGAGCGAGTAAGAAAG GAAATTGGATTCCTAATATCATCCTAGATGTCCAGGCAAATGGCAGTCATTGTGATTCATCCTGGGAGCACTCACTGCATGAG gtTGCAAGACACCTTGCTTTTCTGAACAGAGAACTTGAGGAAGTGTGCCATCCCCAGCATCACAGCAAATCCTGCAAATAA
- the PREPL gene encoding prolyl endopeptidase-like isoform X5: MTKRIKEKLEELHNMYTLNSRSPRMRFGENVYFEENGCIFLAKADDGEGNAKILFSVEDLGFSDAFIQRIRISPDQRYMAISLKSENSEEATCIIIKLGNLPVMEKVIPSIFSFEWAANDVLYYTTQKNLKCQNVFMTTFTYQKHTKLVYTEQDARFFVDLYCTKDKHFLTINSNSKTTSEVWLVDCRRPFESPALVQARTTGVLYHVEHRKEQLYILTTYGEPAEYKLMKAPVASSGKENWQLVYAPEKKTKLVDFEMFSDDCIMFLKNAGHLYLNVISFVSHSVQSIKLPTWACEFELESHPEHTTSTCYFQLSSPVHPPKRFAYSFKENNLIEQAVQEVPIIMNCHTTRLLAKSKDETLVPITVFHNKNSKELHRRPLLVHVYGAYGIDLNMSFKEEKLMLIEEGWILAYCHVRGGGEQGLSWHRDGCQHNKLKGLHDLRACIMLLHQLGFSQPKHTALAAASAGGVLAGALCNTDPALIRAMVLQAPFVDVLNTMMKTHLPLTIEEQEEWGNPLEDEKCMKYIKSYCPYQNIKPQCYPSVFITVYENDERVPLTGILQYVQKLRKAALDHASRASKKGNWIPNIILDVQANGSHCDSSWEHSLHEVARHLAFLNRELEEVCHPQHHSKSCK, translated from the exons ATGACAAAGAGGATCAAAGAAAAACTGGAAGAATTGCACAACATGTATACACTCAATTCAAGAAGCCCAAGG ATGAGGTTTGGAGAGAATGTGTACTTTGAAGAGAATGGCTGCATATTTCTTGCAAAAGCAGATGATG GTGAAGGAAATGCTAAGATTTTATTCAGTGTTGAAGATCTTGGCTTTTCTGATGCCTTTATTCAAAGGATCAGAATTTCACCAGATCAGAGATACATGGCCATCAGcttaaaaagtgaaaattctGAAGAGGCAACCTGCATTATTATAAAACTTGGTAATCTGCCTGTAATGGAAAAAGTAATTCCAAGTATATTTAGCTTTG aATGGGCTGCAAATGATGTTCTGTATTACACAACTCAGAAGAACCTTAAATGCCAGAATGTATTCATGACCACTTTCACTTACCAGAAACATACTAAGTTAGTTTATACAGAACAAGATGCAAG ATTCTTTGTAGACCTTTATTGCACAAAAGACAAGCATTTTCTCACTATCAACAGCAACAGCAAGACAACCTCAGAAGTTTGGCTGGTTGACTGCAGACGTCCCTTTGAGTCACCTGCTCTTGTACAAGCACGAACCACGGGGGTCCTTTACCACGTCGAGCACAGAAAGGAGCAGTTGTACATTCTTACTACATATGGAGAACCTGCAGAATATAAG TTGATGAAGGCACCAGTAGCTTCCAGTGGCAAGGAGAACTGGCAGTTAGTTTATGCACcggaaaagaaaaccaagctAGTAGACTTTGAGATGTTCAGTGATGACTGTATTATGTTCCTGAAGAACGCTGGTCATCTTTACTTAAATgtgatttcttttgtttcacaCTCAGTTCAGTCGATAAAG CTACCTACGTGGGCCTGTGAATTTGAATTGGAATCTCATCCTGAACATACCACCAGCACCTGCTATTTTCAGCTCTCCTCCCCAGTACACCCCCCTAAGCGTTTTGCATattcatttaaagaaaataatctcaTTGAACAAGCTGTGCAAGAGGTACCAATTATTATGAATTGTCACACTACACGTTTACTAGCTAAAAGCAAG GATGAAACTTTGGTGCCAATTACAGTTTTCCATAATAAGAATTCTAAAGAACTACACAGGAGACCACTTCTAGTTCATGTATATGGAGCTTATGGCATAGATTTGAACATGAGCTTTAAAGAAGAGAAGCTGATGTTAATTGAAGAGGGTTGGATATTAGCATATTGCCATGTTAG GGgtggaggagagcagggcctTAGCTGGCACAGAGATGGATGTCAGCATAATAAACTCAAAGGTCTCCATGATCTCAGGGCTTGCATCATGCTGCTGCACCAACTGGGATTTTCTCAGCCCAAacacacagcactggcagctgccagtgctgggggAGTTCTCGCAGGAGCCCTGTGCAACACAGATCCAGCACTGATCAGAGCCATGGTTTTACAG GCTCCTTTCGTAGATGTTCTAAATACAATGATGAAAACTCATCTCCCACTGACAATTGAGGAACAAGAAGAATGGGGAAATCCATTAGAAGATGAAAAATGTATGAAGTATATCAAAAGCTATTGCCCGTACCAGAATATTAAGCCACAG TGCTATCCATCAGTTTTTATCACGGTGTATGAAAATGACGAACGAGTACCACTAACAGGAATTTTACAGTATGTGCAGAAACTCAGGAAGGCTGCACTAGATCATGCCAGCAGAGCGAGTAAGAAAG GAAATTGGATTCCTAATATCATCCTAGATGTCCAGGCAAATGGCAGTCATTGTGATTCATCCTGGGAGCACTCACTGCATGAG gtTGCAAGACACCTTGCTTTTCTGAACAGAGAACTTGAGGAAGTGTGCCATCCCCAGCATCACAGCAAATCCTGCAAATAA
- the PREPL gene encoding prolyl endopeptidase-like isoform X4, with translation MFRKFQVGCHEMKVRMCCAGLRNLLQGLTFSAKYYSKHNPPQTVCPYSKIGPKKRHILGCSKSTCTHRTAPPGSILPCRFFSCKQEGAKVPSKRKQNTSIDLLHKNLLKSEQKNWNNISPTYKAMTKRIKEKLEELHNMYTLNSRSPRMRFGENVYFEENGCIFLAKADDGEGNAKILFSVEDLGFSDAFIQRIRISPDQRYMAISLKSENSEEATCIIIKLGNLPVMEKVIPSIFSFEWAANDVLYYTTQKNLKCQNVFMTTFTYQKHTKLVYTEQDARFFVDLYCTKDKHFLTINSNSKTTSEVWLVDCRRPFESPALVQARTTGVLYHVEHRKEQLYILTTYGEPAEYKLMKAPVASSGKENWQLVYAPEKKTKLVDFEMFSDDCIMFLKNAGHLYLNVISFVSHSVQSIKLPTWACEFELESHPEHTTSTCYFQLSSPVHPPKRFAYSFKENNLIEQAVQEVPIIMNCHTTRLLAKSKDETLVPITVFHNKNSKELHRRPLLVHVYGAYGIDLNMSFKEEKLMLIEEGWILAYCHVRGGGEQGLSWHRDGCQHNKLKGLHDLRACIMLLHQLGFSQPKHTALAAASAGGVLAGALCNTDPALIRAMVLQCYPSVFITVYENDERVPLTGILQYVQKLRKAALDHASRASKKGNWIPNIILDVQANGSHCDSSWEHSLHEVARHLAFLNRELEEVCHPQHHSKSCK, from the exons ATGTTCAGG AAATTCCAGGTTGGCTGTCACGAGATGAAGGTTAGGATGTGCTGCGCTGGACTGCGGAATCTTCTCCAGGGGCTGACCTTCAGTGCCAAGTACTACTCTAAGCATAACCCTCCTCAAACAGTGTGTCCTTACAGTAAAATTGGACCAAAAAAGCGCCACATCCTGGGCTGCTCAAAAAGCACATGCACCCACAGGACTGCACCACCTGGAAGCATCCTGCCATGCAGATTCTTTTCCTGCAAG CAGGAAGGAGCAAAAGTCCCTTccaaaaggaagcaaaataCATCCATAGACCTTTTGCACAAGAACCTTCTGAAATCAGAGCAAAAAAACTGGAATAACATTTCACCAACATACAAAGCTATGACAAAGAGGATCAAAGAAAAACTGGAAGAATTGCACAACATGTATACACTCAATTCAAGAAGCCCAAGG ATGAGGTTTGGAGAGAATGTGTACTTTGAAGAGAATGGCTGCATATTTCTTGCAAAAGCAGATGATG GTGAAGGAAATGCTAAGATTTTATTCAGTGTTGAAGATCTTGGCTTTTCTGATGCCTTTATTCAAAGGATCAGAATTTCACCAGATCAGAGATACATGGCCATCAGcttaaaaagtgaaaattctGAAGAGGCAACCTGCATTATTATAAAACTTGGTAATCTGCCTGTAATGGAAAAAGTAATTCCAAGTATATTTAGCTTTG aATGGGCTGCAAATGATGTTCTGTATTACACAACTCAGAAGAACCTTAAATGCCAGAATGTATTCATGACCACTTTCACTTACCAGAAACATACTAAGTTAGTTTATACAGAACAAGATGCAAG ATTCTTTGTAGACCTTTATTGCACAAAAGACAAGCATTTTCTCACTATCAACAGCAACAGCAAGACAACCTCAGAAGTTTGGCTGGTTGACTGCAGACGTCCCTTTGAGTCACCTGCTCTTGTACAAGCACGAACCACGGGGGTCCTTTACCACGTCGAGCACAGAAAGGAGCAGTTGTACATTCTTACTACATATGGAGAACCTGCAGAATATAAG TTGATGAAGGCACCAGTAGCTTCCAGTGGCAAGGAGAACTGGCAGTTAGTTTATGCACcggaaaagaaaaccaagctAGTAGACTTTGAGATGTTCAGTGATGACTGTATTATGTTCCTGAAGAACGCTGGTCATCTTTACTTAAATgtgatttcttttgtttcacaCTCAGTTCAGTCGATAAAG CTACCTACGTGGGCCTGTGAATTTGAATTGGAATCTCATCCTGAACATACCACCAGCACCTGCTATTTTCAGCTCTCCTCCCCAGTACACCCCCCTAAGCGTTTTGCATattcatttaaagaaaataatctcaTTGAACAAGCTGTGCAAGAGGTACCAATTATTATGAATTGTCACACTACACGTTTACTAGCTAAAAGCAAG GATGAAACTTTGGTGCCAATTACAGTTTTCCATAATAAGAATTCTAAAGAACTACACAGGAGACCACTTCTAGTTCATGTATATGGAGCTTATGGCATAGATTTGAACATGAGCTTTAAAGAAGAGAAGCTGATGTTAATTGAAGAGGGTTGGATATTAGCATATTGCCATGTTAG GGgtggaggagagcagggcctTAGCTGGCACAGAGATGGATGTCAGCATAATAAACTCAAAGGTCTCCATGATCTCAGGGCTTGCATCATGCTGCTGCACCAACTGGGATTTTCTCAGCCCAAacacacagcactggcagctgccagtgctgggggAGTTCTCGCAGGAGCCCTGTGCAACACAGATCCAGCACTGATCAGAGCCATGGTTTTACAG TGCTATCCATCAGTTTTTATCACGGTGTATGAAAATGACGAACGAGTACCACTAACAGGAATTTTACAGTATGTGCAGAAACTCAGGAAGGCTGCACTAGATCATGCCAGCAGAGCGAGTAAGAAAG GAAATTGGATTCCTAATATCATCCTAGATGTCCAGGCAAATGGCAGTCATTGTGATTCATCCTGGGAGCACTCACTGCATGAG gtTGCAAGACACCTTGCTTTTCTGAACAGAGAACTTGAGGAAGTGTGCCATCCCCAGCATCACAGCAAATCCTGCAAATAA
- the PREPL gene encoding prolyl endopeptidase-like isoform X2 has translation MFRKFQVGCHEMKVRMCCAGLRNLLQGLTFSAKYYSKHNPPQTVCPYSKIGPKKRHILGCSKSTCTHRTAPPGSILPCRFFSCKEGAKVPSKRKQNTSIDLLHKNLLKSEQKNWNNISPTYKAMTKRIKEKLEELHNMYTLNSRSPRMRFGENVYFEENGCIFLAKADDGEGNAKILFSVEDLGFSDAFIQRIRISPDQRYMAISLKSENSEEATCIIIKLGNLPVMEKVIPSIFSFEWAANDVLYYTTQKNLKCQNVFMTTFTYQKHTKLVYTEQDARFFVDLYCTKDKHFLTINSNSKTTSEVWLVDCRRPFESPALVQARTTGVLYHVEHRKEQLYILTTYGEPAEYKLMKAPVASSGKENWQLVYAPEKKTKLVDFEMFSDDCIMFLKNAGHLYLNVISFVSHSVQSIKLPTWACEFELESHPEHTTSTCYFQLSSPVHPPKRFAYSFKENNLIEQAVQEVPIIMNCHTTRLLAKSKDETLVPITVFHNKNSKELHRRPLLVHVYGAYGIDLNMSFKEEKLMLIEEGWILAYCHVRGGGEQGLSWHRDGCQHNKLKGLHDLRACIMLLHQLGFSQPKHTALAAASAGGVLAGALCNTDPALIRAMVLQAPFVDVLNTMMKTHLPLTIEEQEEWGNPLEDEKCMKYIKSYCPYQNIKPQCYPSVFITVYENDERVPLTGILQYVQKLRKAALDHASRASKKGNWIPNIILDVQANGSHCDSSWEHSLHEVARHLAFLNRELEEVCHPQHHSKSCK, from the exons ATGTTCAGG AAATTCCAGGTTGGCTGTCACGAGATGAAGGTTAGGATGTGCTGCGCTGGACTGCGGAATCTTCTCCAGGGGCTGACCTTCAGTGCCAAGTACTACTCTAAGCATAACCCTCCTCAAACAGTGTGTCCTTACAGTAAAATTGGACCAAAAAAGCGCCACATCCTGGGCTGCTCAAAAAGCACATGCACCCACAGGACTGCACCACCTGGAAGCATCCTGCCATGCAGATTCTTTTCCTGCAAG GAAGGAGCAAAAGTCCCTTccaaaaggaagcaaaataCATCCATAGACCTTTTGCACAAGAACCTTCTGAAATCAGAGCAAAAAAACTGGAATAACATTTCACCAACATACAAAGCTATGACAAAGAGGATCAAAGAAAAACTGGAAGAATTGCACAACATGTATACACTCAATTCAAGAAGCCCAAGG ATGAGGTTTGGAGAGAATGTGTACTTTGAAGAGAATGGCTGCATATTTCTTGCAAAAGCAGATGATG GTGAAGGAAATGCTAAGATTTTATTCAGTGTTGAAGATCTTGGCTTTTCTGATGCCTTTATTCAAAGGATCAGAATTTCACCAGATCAGAGATACATGGCCATCAGcttaaaaagtgaaaattctGAAGAGGCAACCTGCATTATTATAAAACTTGGTAATCTGCCTGTAATGGAAAAAGTAATTCCAAGTATATTTAGCTTTG aATGGGCTGCAAATGATGTTCTGTATTACACAACTCAGAAGAACCTTAAATGCCAGAATGTATTCATGACCACTTTCACTTACCAGAAACATACTAAGTTAGTTTATACAGAACAAGATGCAAG ATTCTTTGTAGACCTTTATTGCACAAAAGACAAGCATTTTCTCACTATCAACAGCAACAGCAAGACAACCTCAGAAGTTTGGCTGGTTGACTGCAGACGTCCCTTTGAGTCACCTGCTCTTGTACAAGCACGAACCACGGGGGTCCTTTACCACGTCGAGCACAGAAAGGAGCAGTTGTACATTCTTACTACATATGGAGAACCTGCAGAATATAAG TTGATGAAGGCACCAGTAGCTTCCAGTGGCAAGGAGAACTGGCAGTTAGTTTATGCACcggaaaagaaaaccaagctAGTAGACTTTGAGATGTTCAGTGATGACTGTATTATGTTCCTGAAGAACGCTGGTCATCTTTACTTAAATgtgatttcttttgtttcacaCTCAGTTCAGTCGATAAAG CTACCTACGTGGGCCTGTGAATTTGAATTGGAATCTCATCCTGAACATACCACCAGCACCTGCTATTTTCAGCTCTCCTCCCCAGTACACCCCCCTAAGCGTTTTGCATattcatttaaagaaaataatctcaTTGAACAAGCTGTGCAAGAGGTACCAATTATTATGAATTGTCACACTACACGTTTACTAGCTAAAAGCAAG GATGAAACTTTGGTGCCAATTACAGTTTTCCATAATAAGAATTCTAAAGAACTACACAGGAGACCACTTCTAGTTCATGTATATGGAGCTTATGGCATAGATTTGAACATGAGCTTTAAAGAAGAGAAGCTGATGTTAATTGAAGAGGGTTGGATATTAGCATATTGCCATGTTAG GGgtggaggagagcagggcctTAGCTGGCACAGAGATGGATGTCAGCATAATAAACTCAAAGGTCTCCATGATCTCAGGGCTTGCATCATGCTGCTGCACCAACTGGGATTTTCTCAGCCCAAacacacagcactggcagctgccagtgctgggggAGTTCTCGCAGGAGCCCTGTGCAACACAGATCCAGCACTGATCAGAGCCATGGTTTTACAG GCTCCTTTCGTAGATGTTCTAAATACAATGATGAAAACTCATCTCCCACTGACAATTGAGGAACAAGAAGAATGGGGAAATCCATTAGAAGATGAAAAATGTATGAAGTATATCAAAAGCTATTGCCCGTACCAGAATATTAAGCCACAG TGCTATCCATCAGTTTTTATCACGGTGTATGAAAATGACGAACGAGTACCACTAACAGGAATTTTACAGTATGTGCAGAAACTCAGGAAGGCTGCACTAGATCATGCCAGCAGAGCGAGTAAGAAAG GAAATTGGATTCCTAATATCATCCTAGATGTCCAGGCAAATGGCAGTCATTGTGATTCATCCTGGGAGCACTCACTGCATGAG gtTGCAAGACACCTTGCTTTTCTGAACAGAGAACTTGAGGAAGTGTGCCATCCCCAGCATCACAGCAAATCCTGCAAATAA